The Streptomyces sp. cg36 genomic interval CCCACCGCGTACGGTCGCCGCGCCCGCCCCGGGCGTACGGTCACCGCGCCGGCCCGCCCCGTCGCCTCCGGCCCGTCGCGTCCGATCACTCCATCGGGCCCGACCCGGCCGGAGCCGGAGCCGGTCGCTCCGCGCTGACCTGCGCCTACGTTTTCCCTACGGTTTTCGTCCTCCCCCTTCGGGCCCGTAATTGTTAGGCTCGTGGTTTCGCCCGCCCGAGAAGGCACATCCTTCTGGGTAGGGCGATGCGCTTGTATTCCCAGTACCGACGAGGAGCACCTGTGACCCAGACCAGCGACAACGTCACCTGGCTGACCCAGGAGGCGTACAACCAGCTCAAGGCCGAGCTGGAGTATCTGTCTGGTCCCGCGCGCACGGAGATCGCCGTAAAGATCGCGGCGGCCCGCGAGGAGGGTGACCTCCGGGAGAACGGCGGGTACCACGCGGCCAAGGAGGAGCAGGGCAAGATGGAGCTCCGGGTCCGCCAGCTGACCCAGCTCCTGGAGCACGCCAAGGTGGGCGAGGCGCCCGCCGCGGACGGCGTGGTGGCCCCCGGCATGCTCGTCACGATCGCCTTCGACGGCGACGAGGACGACACCCTGGAGTTCCTGCTCGCCTCGCGCGAGTACGCCTCGACCGAGATCGAGACCTACTCGCCGCAGTCCCCGCTGGGCTCCGGCGTCAACGGCAAGAAGATCGGCGAGGACGCCGAGTATGAGCTGCCGAACGGCCGGAAGGCGTCGGTGAAGATCCTCGCGGCCACCCCGTACACGGGCTGAGCCCTTCGCCAAGGACCACGGGCCCCCGGCCGTCCCGCCAGGACGCCGGGGGCTTCGCCGTACCGCTCAGGCGGTCGGCCCAACCGGTCCGCTCACGCCGTCGCCGAGCGGTACTTGCGCACCGCCAGGGTCCGGAAGACCACGATGATCACCAGCGACCAGAGCAGCGAGGCGATCACCGGGTGCTGCATCGGCCAGGCGTTGGACGGCACCACTCCGGGGTTGCCGAAGAGGTCGCGGCACGCCTGGACGGTGGCGCTGAACGGGTTCCACTCGGCCACGTGCCGCAGCCAGGGCGTCATCCCTGACGTCGCCACGAACGCGTTCGACACGAACGTCACCGGGAAGAGCCAGATCAGCCCGCCCGAGGTGGCCGCCTCCGGGGTCCTGACCGACAGGCCGATCAGGGCGCCGATCCAGGAGAACGCGTATCCCAGCAGGAGCAGCAGGGCGAACGCGCCGAGCGCCTTGGGTACGCCGTGGTGCACCCGCCAGCCCACCAGCAGCCCCACGGCGGCCAGCACCACCACGGTGAGCGCCGTCTGCACCAGGTCGGCCAGGGTGCGGCCGGTGAGGACCGCGCCGCGGGCCATGGGCAGCGACCGGAAGCGGTCGATGAGCCCCTTGTGCATGTCGTCGGCGATCCCCGCGCCCGCGCCCGCGGTCGCGAAGGTGACGGTCTGGGCGAAGATGCCCGCCATCAGGAACTCCCGGTACCCCTTGGGGTCCAGGGAGCCGCCGATGCTGACCGAGCCGCCGAAGACGTAGCTGAACAGCACCACGAACATGATCGGCTGGATCAGCCCGAAGATGATCATTTCCGGGATGCGCATCATCCTGATGAGGTTGCGCTTGGCGACGACGAGCGAGTCGCTCACCGACTGCACCACGCCCCCGCGCGGCTGCGGGGCCGTGAGGCGCGGGGTGTCCACGACGGCGGTCACTTGGCTGCCTCCTTCTCTGCCTCTTCCTCTTCCTTGAGCTCGGCCGCGTGGCCGGTCAGGGAGATGAAGACGTCGTCGAGGGTCGGCCGGCGCAGCCCGATGTCGTCGATCTCCACCCCCCGGTTGTCGAGCTCGCGGATGACCTCGGCGAGCAGCTTGGCGCCGCCGGTGACCGGGACCGTGAGCTTGCGGGTGTGCGCGGCGACGGCGACCTCGCCCTTGCCGAACCCGGCGAGGACCGAGCGCGCGGGCTCGATCTCCTCCTGCTGGTGCACCACGACCTCGACGCGCTCGCCGCCGGTGCGGGCCTTGAGCTGGTCGGCGGTGCCGCGCTCGATGACCCGGCCGTGGTCGACCACGCAGATGTCGTGCGCGAGGTGGTCGGCCTCCTCCAGGTACTGCGTGGTGAGCAGCAGGGTGGTGCCGCCCGCGACGAGCTCCTGGATGACCTCCCACAGCTGCTGGCGGTTGCGCGGGTCGAGGCCGGTGGTCGGCTCGTCCATGAACATCACGGGCGGCGAGACGACCAGGGCAGCCGCGAGGTCGAGGCGGCGGCGCATCCCGCCCGAGTACGTCTTCGCGGGGCGGTCGGCCGCGTCGGCGAGGTTGAACTTCTCCAGCAGCTCGCCCGCCCTGGCCTTCGCCTGCCTGGCCTTCATCTGGTAGAGCTGGCCGACCATTTGGAGGTTCTCGCGGCCGGTCAGATACTCGTCGACGGCCGCGAACTGGCCGGACAGACCGATCGCGCGGCGCACCTCGTTGGGATGCTTCAGCACGTCGATGCCCGCGACCGTGGCCCGGCCGCTGTCGGGCTGGAGCAGGGTGGTCAGGACGCGCACGGTGGTGGTCTTGCCGGCGCCGTTCGGGCCGAGCAGGCCCAGAACCGTGCCCTCGGGGACATCGAGGTCCACGCCGTCCAGAGCCTTTACGTCGCCGAACGTCTTCACCAGGGCTTCGGCGTAGATGGCGCCTGGCATGTTGGTACCCCCAGAGTTGGGTGTCGTCTGTACACAAATCCTAGGATTGCCGGACATACGATGCCCGGTGGAGCTGTGGCGCGAAACACAGACTAACGCGATGTATCGCGTTCCCTCAAGAGGTGTGCACGGGGTTTGGCCCGCCCGGCACGGGTCGCGGGAGCGAGCTCAGGAAATGATCCGGTAGCCCGCCTCCCGCAGCGCCGCCCCGACCTCCCGGCAGTGCTCCGGACCCTTGGTCTCCAGGTGCAACTCCACCTCCACCTCCGTGAGTCCGAGCCGGGGATCGGTCCGCACATGGCTCACGTCGAGGACGTTAGCGTCGAGCACTGACAAAGCCCTGAGAAGCTCGGCCAGCACCCCCGGCCGGTCCGTGATCCGCAGCCGCAGGCTCAGGTAGCGGCCGGCCGCCGCCATGCCGTGCCGCAGGATCCGCTGGAGCAGCACCGGATCCACGTTCCCGCCCGACAGCACCGCCACCACCGGCCCCCGGAACGCCCCCGGATCGCTCAGCAGCGCCGCCACCGGACTCGCCCCGGCGGGCTCCACGACCAGCTTGGCCCGCTCCAGGCAGAGCAGCAGCGCACTGGACAGCGCGTCCTCCGACACCGTACGGATCTCGTCGACCAACTCCCTGACCAGCGCGAACGGCACGTCCCCGGGCCGCCCCACCTTGATCCCGTCGGCCATCGTGGGCGCCGGGTCGATCGCCACCGGGTGCCCGGCCGCCAGCGAGGGCGGATACGCGGCCGAGGCCGCCGCCTGCACCCCGACCACCTTCACGTCGGGACGGACCGCCTTGACCGCGAGCGCGATGCCCGCCGCGAGCCCGCCGCCGCCGACCCCGACCAGGATCGTGCGCACCTCCGGGCACTGCTCCAGGATCTCCAGGCCGACCGTGCCCTGGCCCGCGATGACGTCCGGGTGGTCGAAGGGGTGGATGAAGACCGCGCCCGTCTCGCGCGCGTGCTCCTCGGCCGCCGCCAGCGTCTCGTCGACGACCGTGCCGCGCAGGACGACCTCCGCCCCGTACTCCCGGGTCGCGGCGACCTTCGGCAGGGGCGCGCCCAGCGGCATGAACACCGTGGAGCGCACGCCCAGGAGCGAGGAGGCGAGGGCCACTCCCTGCGCGTGGTTGCCCGCGCTGGCGGCCACCACCCCGGCCGCCCGCTCCTCCGGACGCAGCCCGGCGATCCGCACGTACGCGCCCCGCAGCTTGAACGAGCCGGTCCGCTGGAGGTTCTCGCACTTCAGGTGCACCGGCGCCCCCACCAGTTGCGTCAGATGCCGCGACCCCTCCATCGCGGTCATCCGCGCGATGCCCGCGAGCATCTTCTGGGCGCCCCGCACATCGTCGAGGATCAGGGGGTGCGAGGGGCCGGACGTGCTGAAGCTCATGCCGTCAAGTCTCGCAGCTCATGGGCCCGACGGCCGCTGGGACCGGATCCTCGCGGCAGTTGTCCACAGCTTTGCGCAGGGCCGGTACGCGTACCCCCCGGGCCGCGTACTCTGTCCCCCACCACACCGACCGCCGCACGAGAGAGCCCCGGCCATGCCCACTACTCAGGACATGACTTCCCATCTCGACCCAGGTCTCCTCGATGCCCTCCAGCACCAGGTGGCCGTCTTCGCGCGCCGCGCGGAGCAGACCCGCCTCGGCGGCGTCGGCCAGGTCCGCAACTCGATGGACCGCGCCGCCTACCTGCTGCTCAACCGCCTTGACCAGGAAGGCCCGATGGGCGTCAAGGCGCTCGCCGCGGGGATGGGCATCGACTCCTCGACCGTCACCCGCCAGGTGGCCCCGCTCGTCGACACCGGCCTGGTGAAGCGGACCTCTCACCCGGAGGACGGCCGCGCGGTCGTGCTCCAGCTCTCGCCGCGCGGCCAGGCCCGCCTCGAAGAGGTCCGCTCCTCGCGGCGCGAGCTCATGGCGCAGGTGACCCAGGGCTGGTCCGAGGAGGAACGGGAGTCCTTCTGCACCCTCCTGACCCGCTTCAACTCAGCTCTGTCAGCCCGTCAGTCGGCCGGTCAGGACCCGGCGGTGCCGACCTCTTGACCTGCGGCGCGCACGGGCTTCAGATGAGGCCATGCGCGAGCGGCAGGCGGAACGAAGACGTCGCGGCGCCCGCGAGTTCGAGGCGTTCGTCGCGGGCGCCGGCGGCCGTCTGCTGCACACCGCGACCCTGCTGACCGGCGAGGCGCCCGCGCACAACGCGCGGGCCAGGCGGCTGCTCACGGCCGCCCTCGCGCGTACGTACGCGCACTGGGACCCCGAGCGCGGCGAGGACCCGTACGACCGCACCCGTCAGGAGCTGGTGGCCCGGTTCGCGGCCACGGCCTGGCGCCACCACCTCCACCGCGAACCCGGCGGCGAACTGGGCGTACTGGCCCGGCTCACCCCCCAGGAGCGGCTCATCCTGGTGCTGCGGCTGTACGAGGGGGTCGCCGAGGAGCAGGTCGCCGCGCTCGTCGGGCTGCCCGCCGAGCGGGTCCGGGTGATCTGCACGCGCGCGATCGCCACCCTGCGCAGCACCCCCGGCGGCTCCCGCCGCCCGCGCCCCCGGCCGAGCGCCGAGGGGGTCCTGTGAGCGAGGGGGTCCCATGAGCCTGCCCGACCGCAAGGAGGAGGAGGTCCGCCGCCTCCTGGACGTGCCGCACCCGGCCGTACCGCCCGAACTGGCCGCAGAGGCGGCGGAGTTGGGGACCCGCCTGCTGCGCCGCCGCCGGGTGGCGCGGCGCCTGGCGTGGCTGCTGCTGACCGCCGCCGTGCTCGCCTTCACCGTATGGGCGGCCCGGACGCACCCCTGGGTGGCGCCCCCGTCGACGGTGGCGCCACCGGTCGACGGCTTCTGAGCCGGGCGCGGGAGCCCCGGGAGGACCCGGGACCCCCACGGGGTCCGAAGGCGTCAGCCCAGCGCCTGCTGGAGGTCGGCCAGCAGGTCGTCCACGTTCTCGATGCCGACCGACAGGCGCACCAGGTCGCCCGGCACCTCCAGGGCGGACCCGGCGACGCTGGCGTGCGTCATCCGGCCCGGGTGCTCGATCAGCGACTCGACGCCGCCCAGCGACTCACCGAGCGTGAAGACCTTGGTGCGGGCGCACAGGTCGACCGCCTCCTGCTCGCCGCCGGTCACCCGGAACGACACCATGCCGCCGAAGGCGCGCATCTGCTTGGCCGCGACCTCGTGGCCGGGGTGCTCGGGCAGCCCCGGGTAGAGCACCTGCGACACCTTGGGGTGCCGGGTCAGCATCTCCGCGATCTTGCCGGCGTTCTCGCTGTGCCGGTCCATGCGCACCGGCAGCGTCTTGATGCCGCGCAGCACCAGCCACGAGTCGAACGGCCCGGCCACCGCGCCCATCGCGTTCTGGTGGTACGCCAACTCCTCGCCCAGCTCGGCCGAGTTGGTGACGAGGGCGCCGCCCACGACGTCCGAGTGACCGCCCATGTACTTCGTCAGCGAGTGCACGACGACGTCCGCGCCCAGCGCCAGCGGCTGCTGGAGGTAGGGGCTCGCGAAGGTGTTGTCGACGACCAGCTTGGCACCGGCGTCCTTGGCGACCGCCGCGACCGCCGCGATGTCGGTGATGCCGAGCAGCGGGTTGGAGGGCGTCTCGACCCAGATCGCCTTCGTACGGTCGGTGACCGCGGCCCGCACCGACGCCGGGTCGGAGGTGTCGGCGACCGACCACTCCACACCCCACCGGGAGACGACCTTGGCGAAGAGGCGGAAGGTGCCGCCGTATGCGTCGTTGGGGATGACGACGTGGTCGCCGGGGGCCAGCAGCGTACGCAGCAGGCAGTCCTCGGCGGCGAGCCCGGACGCGAAGGCGAGACCCCGGACACCGCCCTCCAGGGCCGCCAGGTTCTCTTCGAGGGCGGTACGGGTCGGGTTGGCGCTGCGGCTGTACTCGTAGCCGCCGCGCAGCCCGCCGACGCCGTCCTGCTTGTAGGTGGAGACCTGGTAGATCGGGGGTACGACCGCACCGGTCAGCGGATCCGCGGTGTTCCCGGCGTGGATCGCGATGGTCTCGAAGCTCTTGTCGAGGTGCTCGTGGCTCATGGATGCGAAGCCTAGTTCTCCGTCGGCGGAGGTGGGGGTGCTCGCCGTTTCCTGAGATCCGGTTCGCCGATCCGTGAGATCGGGGGCCGTGCCCCGGGGTCCGGTCCGGGGCCGGGGGCGGGCCGGGGCGATGGTGGCTGCGGGCCGGGCGCGGGGCGGGGGGCGGTGGTGGGGGCGGGGGCGGGGTTATCCACAGGGGCGGGTACGGGTTGGCCAGAAGTCGGTGGGGTCTGGTTCGCTTGAGGCATGTCGATTCTCTGGATCCTGATCGCCGCCTGCATGCTGACGATGGCCCTGGGCCCGTGGGCCATGCGGCGCCGCCGGGCCGGCATCCAGCTGGCCCAGCCGGGCGAGCCCGACGCCGCGGACCCCGCGGCGTACGGCTTCGCGCGCCAGGAAGAGCTGGACGTGCGGCTGCCCGGACCCGACCAGGACCTCCTGGACGTACTGGACGTGGTGCAGGGGACCCAGGAGTGGCGGGCCGCGGCCCAGCTCCTGGCGGGCACCCCGAAGGAGGGCGAGCTGCGCTGGCAGCGCGTCCAGGCGTTCGCGGGCGCGGCCTCGCTGGAGCTCGCCCAGCGCCCGGGCGTGGGCGGCTCCTGGCTGCGCAAGTGGCGCTCGGAGGCCCCCAAGGACGCGGGCGCGGCCCAGGTGCAGGCGGAGTTCCTGGTCCAGCAGGCGTGGCGCTCGTCGTCGGCCGGGCAGGACGACTTCCGCATCATCCTGGAGGAGGCCCGCACGGTCTGCGCCGAGGCCGCGCTGCTCGCCCCGGGCGACCCCGTCCCGTATCTGACGGAGCTGGCGGTGGCCCGCGGCCTCGGGTACGGACACCCGGAGTTCGAGCAGCTCTGGGCCAAGGTGCTGGACCGCGCGCCGCACCACATGGGCGCGCACCTGGCGGCCCTGCACTACTGGTGCGAGAAGTGGCACGGCTCGCGCGAGCTGGCGGACGAGTTCGCGGTGGCGGCGGCGGCCCGCGCCCCGCAGGGCTCGCTGCTCGCCGCGCTGCCGCTCTTCGCGGTGTACGAGCACATGCCGGACATCGTGCTCGTCAGCGACTTCCACCGCACCGCGGTGGTCAGCCGCGCCATGGAGGGCGCCCTGCACGCGGCCCAGGCGGCCCGCGCCGACGACCCGGTCCTCCCGCACGTCCGCCACCTCCTGGCGTTCTTCCTGGTCGGCGCCCAGCGCTGGTCGGAGTCGATGAACCAGTTCGTCCGCCTGGACGGCTATGTGGGCGCCCTCCCCTGGACCCTGTCCGAGGACCCGGCGGAGCAGTACGCGATATACCGCGCGCTGGCGGTGGCGGGATACGAGGCGAACGGCGGCGACCCGGCGACGCTGTCGCGCTGACGGCGGGGCGGGCGCAGGCCCTGGGCAGGCCGGGGCGCGGGCCGCGGGCCGGGTGGGCGGGGAATCCCGTGCCGTCCCCGTACGTTGAACGGGGCGGACCGACTCTCGCCCTCGCCGAGGAGCCCCCGCAATGTTCCTGAACAGCCGTACACCCGTCCTGCCCACCCCTGAGCAGGCCCTCAAGGGCCGCCCCGAGCCGGAGTTCACCGTCCCCGCGCGCCACACGGTCCTCGGCAACCCGCTCGTCGGCCCGTACCCGGAGGGGCTGGAGGTCGCGGACTTCGGCCTCGGCTGCTTCTGGGGCGCCGAGCGCAAGTTCTGGCAGACGGAGGGCGTGTGGACGACCCTCGTCGGCTACCAGGGCGGCCACACCGAGAACCCGGCGTACGAGGAGGTCTGCTCGGGCCTCACGGGCCACACGGAGGCGGTCCGCGTGGTGTACGACCCGTCGCTGGTCTCCTACGAGACCCTCCTGAAGCTGTTCTGGGAGTCCCACAACCCCACCCAGGGCTTCCGCCAGGGCAACGACGTGGGCACCCAGTACCGCTCCGCGATCTACACCCACACCCCGGCCCAGGCCACCGCGGCGGCCGCCTCCCGGGACGCCTACCAGCGCGTTCTGACGGCGTCGGGCCACGCCACGATCACCACGGAGATCCTCCCGGCCGAGGGCCGCACGTTCTACCCGGCCGAGCCGTACCACCAGCAGTACCTGGACAAGAACCCGGGCGGCTACTGCGGGATCGGCGGGACGGGTGTGTCGTGCCCGATCGGGGTGGCGCGCGCGGAGGGCTGAGCCTCCTCTCCGTACGCCCGCTCCACCCGGCCCCCCTCTGCTCGGCTACCTCTTCGGCCAGTACCAGAGCGGCTCGTCCAGGGTGCCCTGGCCCTCCACCACGGTCTGGCCGAACTCCTTCACCAGCTCTATGACGTTGGCCCGGCGGGAGAGCGCCTCGGCCAGGGGGCGGGCGTGGGTGACCACCACCAGCTGGCTGTGGGCCGTCGCCTTGCGGATCAGGTCCGCGAGGGGCGGCAGCAGGTCGGGGTGGAGGCTGGTCTCCGGCTCGTTGAGGACCATCAGGGCCGGGGGGCGCGGGGTGAGCAGGGCCGCCGCCCACAGCAGATAGCGCAGGGTGCCGTCGGAGAGCTCGGCCGCGGTCAGCGGGCGCAGCAGGCCGTGCTGGCGCAGGCCCAGCTCCAGGCGTCCGCCGACCAGGTCGACCACCACCCGGCTGCCCGGGAACGCCGCGTCCACCGCCTCGTCCAGCGCCTCCCGGTCGCCGATCTCGCGGATGGTCTGGAGGGCCGCGGCGAGGTCGGCGCCGTCGCCGCTGAGGACCGGGGTGCGGGTGCCGATGTGGGTGGCGCGCGCGGGCGCGTGCGCGTCGGTGCGGACGTGGTCGTAGAAGCGCCAGGCGCGGATCTGCTCGCGCACCGCCAGCACGTCCGGCGCCCGCTGCGGGTCGGCGACCTCGCCCAGCATCGAGTCGTACGGCCTGATCGCGCCCGCCGAGCGGTGCCAGCCGCCGTCCGCCCCGCGCACCTTCACCGACTGCCCGGCCCGGTCGGAGAGGACGGACGCGGGGCGCAGCACCGGGCCGCTCCAGATCGACTCGCGCTTGATCTCCGGGTCGAGCGTGAACAGCGAGTGCGGGTCGCCCGCCGCGCCGCCGGGGTGGCCGAAGTCGACCGCGTAACCGAACTCGTCGCCCGAGAAGCCGAGCCGCAGGCCGACCGGCTGGGTGCGCACGGTGCCCTGGAGCGGGCCGTGGCCCTCGCGGACCGAGCGGCTCGTCTTCTCCGGGCCCGCCCACAGCGTCGAGGGCAGGCCGCCCTCGCGGGCGAGCGCCGCGACCGCGCCTCCGCGCGCGGAGTCGGCGAGCAGCCGCAGCGCGCGGTAGAGGGACGACTTGCCCGTCCCGTTGGCACCGGTCACCACGTTGAGGCGGTCGAGCCGCACGA includes:
- a CDS encoding ATP-binding cassette domain-containing protein; protein product: MPGAIYAEALVKTFGDVKALDGVDLDVPEGTVLGLLGPNGAGKTTTVRVLTTLLQPDSGRATVAGIDVLKHPNEVRRAIGLSGQFAAVDEYLTGRENLQMVGQLYQMKARQAKARAGELLEKFNLADAADRPAKTYSGGMRRRLDLAAALVVSPPVMFMDEPTTGLDPRNRQQLWEVIQELVAGGTTLLLTTQYLEEADHLAHDICVVDHGRVIERGTADQLKARTGGERVEVVVHQQEEIEPARSVLAGFGKGEVAVAAHTRKLTVPVTGGAKLLAEVIRELDNRGVEIDDIGLRRPTLDDVFISLTGHAAELKEEEEAEKEAAK
- a CDS encoding cystathionine gamma-synthase, giving the protein MSHEHLDKSFETIAIHAGNTADPLTGAVVPPIYQVSTYKQDGVGGLRGGYEYSRSANPTRTALEENLAALEGGVRGLAFASGLAAEDCLLRTLLAPGDHVVIPNDAYGGTFRLFAKVVSRWGVEWSVADTSDPASVRAAVTDRTKAIWVETPSNPLLGITDIAAVAAVAKDAGAKLVVDNTFASPYLQQPLALGADVVVHSLTKYMGGHSDVVGGALVTNSAELGEELAYHQNAMGAVAGPFDSWLVLRGIKTLPVRMDRHSENAGKIAEMLTRHPKVSQVLYPGLPEHPGHEVAAKQMRAFGGMVSFRVTGGEQEAVDLCARTKVFTLGESLGGVESLIEHPGRMTHASVAGSALEVPGDLVRLSVGIENVDDLLADLQQALG
- a CDS encoding MarR family winged helix-turn-helix transcriptional regulator, translated to MPTTQDMTSHLDPGLLDALQHQVAVFARRAEQTRLGGVGQVRNSMDRAAYLLLNRLDQEGPMGVKALAAGMGIDSSTVTRQVAPLVDTGLVKRTSHPEDGRAVVLQLSPRGQARLEEVRSSRRELMAQVTQGWSEEERESFCTLLTRFNSALSARQSAGQDPAVPTS
- a CDS encoding AAA family ATPase; protein product: MITTLAVENYRSLRHLVVRLDRLNVVTGANGTGKSSLYRALRLLADSARGGAVAALAREGGLPSTLWAGPEKTSRSVREGHGPLQGTVRTQPVGLRLGFSGDEFGYAVDFGHPGGAAGDPHSLFTLDPEIKRESIWSGPVLRPASVLSDRAGQSVKVRGADGGWHRSAGAIRPYDSMLGEVADPQRAPDVLAVREQIRAWRFYDHVRTDAHAPARATHIGTRTPVLSGDGADLAAALQTIREIGDREALDEAVDAAFPGSRVVVDLVGGRLELGLRQHGLLRPLTAAELSDGTLRYLLWAAALLTPRPPALMVLNEPETSLHPDLLPPLADLIRKATAHSQLVVVTHARPLAEALSRRANVIELVKEFGQTVVEGQGTLDEPLWYWPKR
- a CDS encoding ABC transporter permease, translated to MTAVVDTPRLTAPQPRGGVVQSVSDSLVVAKRNLIRMMRIPEMIIFGLIQPIMFVVLFSYVFGGSVSIGGSLDPKGYREFLMAGIFAQTVTFATAGAGAGIADDMHKGLIDRFRSLPMARGAVLTGRTLADLVQTALTVVVLAAVGLLVGWRVHHGVPKALGAFALLLLLGYAFSWIGALIGLSVRTPEAATSGGLIWLFPVTFVSNAFVATSGMTPWLRHVAEWNPFSATVQACRDLFGNPGVVPSNAWPMQHPVIASLLWSLVIIVVFRTLAVRKYRSATA
- the ilvA gene encoding threonine ammonia-lyase; translated protein: MSFSTSGPSHPLILDDVRGAQKMLAGIARMTAMEGSRHLTQLVGAPVHLKCENLQRTGSFKLRGAYVRIAGLRPEERAAGVVAASAGNHAQGVALASSLLGVRSTVFMPLGAPLPKVAATREYGAEVVLRGTVVDETLAAAEEHARETGAVFIHPFDHPDVIAGQGTVGLEILEQCPEVRTILVGVGGGGLAAGIALAVKAVRPDVKVVGVQAAASAAYPPSLAAGHPVAIDPAPTMADGIKVGRPGDVPFALVRELVDEIRTVSEDALSSALLLCLERAKLVVEPAGASPVAALLSDPGAFRGPVVAVLSGGNVDPVLLQRILRHGMAAAGRYLSLRLRITDRPGVLAELLRALSVLDANVLDVSHVRTDPRLGLTEVEVELHLETKGPEHCREVGAALREAGYRIIS
- a CDS encoding sigma factor-like helix-turn-helix DNA-binding protein translates to MRERQAERRRRGAREFEAFVAGAGGRLLHTATLLTGEAPAHNARARRLLTAALARTYAHWDPERGEDPYDRTRQELVARFAATAWRHHLHREPGGELGVLARLTPQERLILVLRLYEGVAEEQVAALVGLPAERVRVICTRAIATLRSTPGGSRRPRPRPSAEGVL
- the greA gene encoding transcription elongation factor GreA, with translation MTQTSDNVTWLTQEAYNQLKAELEYLSGPARTEIAVKIAAAREEGDLRENGGYHAAKEEQGKMELRVRQLTQLLEHAKVGEAPAADGVVAPGMLVTIAFDGDEDDTLEFLLASREYASTEIETYSPQSPLGSGVNGKKIGEDAEYELPNGRKASVKILAATPYTG
- the msrA gene encoding peptide-methionine (S)-S-oxide reductase MsrA; protein product: MFLNSRTPVLPTPEQALKGRPEPEFTVPARHTVLGNPLVGPYPEGLEVADFGLGCFWGAERKFWQTEGVWTTLVGYQGGHTENPAYEEVCSGLTGHTEAVRVVYDPSLVSYETLLKLFWESHNPTQGFRQGNDVGTQYRSAIYTHTPAQATAAAASRDAYQRVLTASGHATITTEILPAEGRTFYPAEPYHQQYLDKNPGGYCGIGGTGVSCPIGVARAEG